Proteins from a single region of Saccharospirillaceae bacterium:
- a CDS encoding CCXG family PEP-CTERM protein, which produces MRWFVICLLLFSFPAAAALDCRWPFKTQVTVNTSASVPNNYQVRINITGSDLFNGYDWSNDGKDLRVFDSDDSTALDFWIDQWDPSSETASIWVRFSSLSPGNRTLYLYYGNQNAQPIIQAPPVFTYPGIRFHTRKTNANPANYAQAVNAFESAADGVTGYGCKFITDFTGITNRNQFSPSQRRDNFGARSESYFEVKPGEAGFWEFRYGSDFGRGGGLFVDGTPLEEQWTDDLWWANNWSNSDVLEGGINLAAGYHKLEVLGFEGCCDGGITVQFRKPGGSWQTFTTSNIDIRSAACPVQTNIIFGAHTVCRAELELMAFGSGSNNSQAPDLWVEASPRAVTYKVRNNGDKSTLADTRLDITLPGNLNLDSSTLNGWSCPGSTGNTLNCTYSTVVASGAFFPDITLNLVPTSTAPSPVTLSATVTGLQYDADLNNNTRAISLAIRALNLPSGLAGGCSTQPGLITGFFNTQGNPDGNGFADNKAEFDTLESSYAKGQTLYGYTLFSQVNGSANPFGSDERYLTVFDGYIRLDSDGDYRFAVDGDDAVELTLVDSANVEHIAAWYGGHGAINNPQTNSPATIINTGFAQGFFRFRFRHQENSGGDSFRAYWRRPGDSNYSVIPASQFFNCVADQNIELSSELVVISDPINSSNFKAIPGAVINYTVVAKNLGNISSDLNTTVLEQAIDTGSELQTGSLSLTDGAGNNASGLNIAGVTVTYLNAAGNSVIPNAGFDSQVRTIRMSFSGTFKPKFDTLEPEFSYQYRVRLQ; this is translated from the coding sequence ATGCGTTGGTTTGTAATCTGTTTGTTGTTGTTTTCTTTTCCCGCTGCTGCAGCGCTGGATTGCCGCTGGCCGTTCAAGACCCAGGTAACCGTGAACACCTCCGCCAGCGTTCCTAATAATTATCAGGTTCGCATCAACATAACCGGCAGCGACTTATTCAATGGGTATGATTGGAGCAATGATGGTAAGGACTTACGCGTTTTCGACAGCGATGACAGTACTGCTCTGGATTTCTGGATCGACCAATGGGACCCTAGCTCAGAGACAGCATCTATCTGGGTGCGCTTTTCTTCGCTATCACCCGGTAACCGAACCCTTTATCTGTATTACGGCAATCAGAATGCTCAACCAATTATCCAGGCACCACCAGTCTTTACCTACCCTGGCATTCGTTTTCATACCCGCAAAACCAACGCTAATCCAGCCAATTACGCACAAGCGGTAAACGCCTTTGAATCCGCTGCTGATGGTGTAACGGGGTATGGCTGTAAATTTATCACCGACTTTACCGGCATTACCAACCGCAATCAGTTCTCTCCCAGCCAGCGTCGGGATAATTTTGGTGCCCGCTCTGAAAGCTACTTTGAAGTTAAGCCCGGTGAAGCTGGGTTCTGGGAATTTCGTTATGGTTCAGACTTCGGCCGTGGCGGCGGTTTATTTGTTGATGGCACACCATTAGAAGAGCAATGGACTGATGATCTGTGGTGGGCCAACAACTGGTCAAACAGCGATGTACTGGAAGGTGGTATTAACCTCGCTGCGGGATATCATAAGCTCGAGGTATTGGGTTTCGAAGGCTGTTGTGATGGCGGCATCACCGTGCAGTTCAGGAAGCCCGGTGGCTCATGGCAGACGTTCACCACCAGCAATATCGATATCCGCTCAGCTGCTTGTCCGGTTCAAACCAATATCATTTTTGGCGCTCATACCGTATGCCGTGCTGAGCTTGAATTGATGGCGTTTGGCAGCGGTAGTAATAACAGCCAAGCACCAGACCTCTGGGTGGAAGCAAGTCCTCGTGCAGTGACCTATAAGGTGCGCAACAACGGCGATAAATCAACCCTGGCTGATACCCGCCTGGACATTACATTGCCGGGTAATCTCAACCTCGATTCCAGCACCCTGAATGGCTGGAGTTGTCCGGGGAGTACCGGCAACACATTAAATTGTACGTACTCGACGGTTGTTGCTTCCGGCGCTTTCTTTCCCGACATAACGTTGAACCTGGTTCCGACCTCTACGGCACCAAGCCCGGTAACACTCTCAGCGACGGTCACTGGTTTACAATACGACGCCGATTTGAATAACAACACCAGGGCAATCAGCCTTGCTATACGCGCCTTAAACTTACCTTCAGGCCTGGCGGGTGGCTGTTCGACTCAACCGGGTCTGATCACCGGCTTTTTTAATACTCAGGGTAACCCGGATGGGAATGGCTTTGCCGACAACAAAGCGGAGTTTGATACTCTTGAAAGCAGCTATGCCAAAGGTCAAACCTTGTATGGCTACACACTGTTCAGCCAGGTGAATGGCTCTGCAAACCCATTTGGCAGTGACGAACGTTATCTGACCGTTTTTGACGGCTATATCCGTTTAGATTCCGATGGCGACTATCGTTTTGCCGTCGATGGTGATGATGCGGTTGAACTGACATTGGTGGACTCTGCGAATGTTGAGCATATTGCAGCCTGGTATGGCGGCCATGGCGCCATCAATAATCCACAAACCAATAGTCCTGCGACGATTATTAATACAGGTTTCGCTCAGGGTTTCTTCCGTTTCAGGTTCCGTCATCAGGAAAACAGCGGAGGCGATAGTTTCCGTGCGTATTGGCGCAGACCCGGCGATAGCAATTATTCGGTGATCCCTGCGAGCCAGTTCTTTAACTGTGTGGCTGACCAGAATATTGAATTATCGTCAGAACTGGTGGTGATCAGCGACCCGATTAATAGTTCAAACTTTAAAGCGATTCCTGGTGCAGTAATTAACTACACCGTGGTTGCGAAAAATCTTGGCAACATCAGCAGTGACCTTAATACCACCGTACTGGAGCAAGCGATTGATACTGGTAGTGAACTGCAAACCGGTTCTTTAAGCCTCACCGATGGTGCTGGTAACAATGCCAGCGGTCTTAACATTGCTGGGGTTACTGTGACTTACCTGAATGCTGCCGGAAACTCTGTGATACCCAACGCAGGTTTTGATTCTCAGGTCCGAACAATCCGAATGAGCTTTAGTGGGACATTTAAACCGAAATTCGATACGCTGGAACCCGAGTTCAGTTATCAATATCGGGTTCGACTACAGTGA
- a CDS encoding helix-turn-helix domain-containing protein, whose translation MLNIVVAGFDKALASAITGVTDLFGLAGVTWNLIQGQQPEKAFNVTIASKDGGPIQCINGLQIGAHMSFDEITEADAIVIPTIGGPIEEVVQHTPELQALLQRANQQGWTIAGNCTGNFLLAESGILDEKTATTHWGFKEQFQQCYPQIELKADQLITRSDNIYCAGGGLAWFDLGLHIIERQIGFEAAIQTAKAFVIDYRRDTQLSYSLMRLSKPHKDDLVREAQSWLEQNYAEQFTVEQLAERFSVSKRTLIRRFNAALEMPPNTYVQSLRIEGAQKLLEETERTVDVVMNDVGYEDASSFRRLFRKKTGLTPTEYRRRFARRL comes from the coding sequence ATGCTGAACATTGTTGTCGCAGGATTTGATAAAGCCCTTGCCTCCGCCATAACCGGTGTAACCGATTTATTTGGTCTTGCTGGCGTTACCTGGAATCTGATTCAGGGGCAGCAGCCGGAAAAAGCCTTTAATGTAACAATAGCCAGTAAAGACGGCGGTCCGATCCAATGCATCAATGGCCTGCAGATTGGCGCGCATATGAGCTTCGATGAGATTACTGAAGCTGATGCTATTGTTATTCCAACCATCGGAGGACCGATTGAAGAGGTTGTTCAGCATACGCCTGAGCTGCAAGCCTTACTGCAACGTGCCAATCAACAAGGCTGGACCATTGCCGGCAACTGCACCGGTAACTTCCTGTTGGCTGAATCTGGCATTCTTGATGAGAAAACAGCCACGACTCACTGGGGCTTTAAAGAGCAATTTCAGCAGTGTTATCCGCAGATAGAGTTAAAAGCCGACCAACTGATTACCCGCTCCGATAATATCTATTGTGCCGGCGGTGGACTGGCCTGGTTTGATCTCGGGCTGCACATTATTGAGCGCCAGATTGGCTTTGAGGCTGCGATTCAAACCGCCAAAGCCTTTGTAATTGATTACCGTCGCGACACCCAACTGTCGTATTCCCTGATGCGTTTATCCAAACCGCATAAAGACGATTTGGTGCGTGAAGCACAAAGCTGGCTGGAACAGAACTACGCCGAGCAATTCACCGTAGAGCAGCTGGCGGAGCGCTTCAGTGTCTCGAAACGCACCTTAATCCGGCGCTTTAACGCCGCTCTGGAAATGCCGCCGAATACCTACGTTCAGTCTTTGCGCATCGAAGGGGCACAAAAACTTTTAGAAGAAACAGAACGCACCGTTGATGTAGTGATGAATGACGTTGGCTATGAAGATGCCAGCTCTTTCCGTCGCCTGTTCCGTAAGAAAACCGGTCTTACCCCGACAGAATACCGTCGCCGGTTTGCTCGTCGATTGTAA
- a CDS encoding bacterioferritin-associated ferredoxin, whose product MYFLTFENLVTNENTNLLKTHRIKIKVQLIFILIQIFIKVETTMYVCLCKGITQQQIQQAVENGDSYAQIRQKMGVGTDCGCCGQSAKQVIREHSNKMPVCEFAEAS is encoded by the coding sequence ATGTATTTCCTGACATTTGAGAATCTGGTTACAAATGAGAATACAAACTTATTGAAAACTCATCGCATTAAGATTAAAGTCCAACTTATATTCATTCTCATTCAGATTTTCATCAAGGTTGAGACAACAATGTACGTTTGTTTATGCAAAGGCATCACTCAACAGCAGATTCAGCAAGCTGTTGAAAACGGTGATAGCTATGCACAAATTCGCCAGAAAATGGGCGTAGGCACCGACTGTGGTTGCTGCGGTCAGAGTGCGAAGCAAGTGATCCGTGAGCATTCAAACAAAATGCCTGTGTGTGAGTTTGCTGAAGCAAGCTAA
- the prfB gene encoding peptide chain release factor 2 (programmed frameshift), which yields MEINPIVEQIKDLQARTDVLRGYLDYATKTERLEEVEQELAQPDVWDDPDRAQELGKERSSLEAVVKTIDDLNTGLADSRDLLDMAVEEDDEGTVDDVREELNGLQAQLETLEFRRMFSGELDENNCYVEIQSGSGGTEAQDWANMMLRMYLRWIEAHGFKGELMEVSEGEVAGIKGATIRVEGEYAYGWLRTETGVHRLVRKSPFDSGNRRHTSFSSVFVSPEVDDNIDIEINPADLRIDVYRASGAGGQHVNRTESAVRITHLPTNIVTQCQNDRSQHKNKDQAMKQLKAKLYEHELQKRNAESQALEDSKADIGWGSQIRSYVLDDARIKDLRTGIENRNTQAVLDGDLDAFIEASLKQGL from the exons TTGGAAATCAACCCTATTGTCGAACAGATTAAAGACCTTCAAGCGCGTACAGACGTGCTTAGGGGGTACCTT GACTACGCTACCAAAACCGAGCGTTTGGAAGAGGTAGAACAGGAACTGGCACAGCCAGATGTCTGGGATGACCCGGACCGCGCACAAGAGCTGGGTAAAGAACGTTCTTCGCTGGAAGCAGTAGTTAAAACCATCGACGATCTGAACACCGGGCTGGCTGATAGCCGTGATCTGTTGGATATGGCGGTGGAAGAAGATGACGAAGGTACGGTTGATGACGTTCGTGAAGAACTGAACGGCTTGCAAGCTCAGTTAGAAACGCTGGAATTCCGCCGCATGTTCTCTGGTGAGCTGGATGAAAATAACTGCTATGTGGAAATCCAGTCAGGCTCCGGTGGTACCGAAGCGCAGGACTGGGCCAATATGATGCTGCGTATGTACTTACGCTGGATTGAAGCTCACGGCTTTAAAGGTGAGTTGATGGAAGTGTCCGAAGGTGAAGTCGCTGGTATTAAAGGCGCCACTATTCGGGTTGAAGGCGAATACGCTTATGGCTGGTTGCGAACTGAAACCGGTGTTCACCGTTTGGTGCGTAAATCACCATTCGATTCTGGTAACCGTCGTCACACGTCTTTTTCTTCTGTGTTTGTGTCGCCGGAGGTGGATGACAACATCGACATCGAAATTAATCCGGCGGATTTACGGATCGACGTATACCGTGCTTCTGGTGCGGGTGGTCAGCACGTTAACCGGACAGAATCTGCGGTACGTATTACTCACTTACCAACCAATATCGTCACTCAGTGTCAGAATGACCGCTCTCAGCATAAGAACAAAGATCAGGCAATGAAGCAGTTAAAAGCTAAGTTGTATGAGCACGAGCTTCAGAAGCGTAATGCAGAATCGCAGGCTCTGGAAGATTCAAAAGCGGATATCGGTTGGGGCAGCCAGATCCGTTCTTATGTATTGGACGACGCTCGCATTAAAGATTTGCGTACTGGTATAGAAAACCGCAATACACAGGCGGTATTGGACGGTGATCTAGATGCCTTTATTGAAGCTAGCTTGAAGCAAGGCCTGTAA
- the lysS gene encoding lysine--tRNA ligase, which translates to MTDQNTPAPAAEAQSADENKLIAERRQKLEQMRDGCNANGHRNDFKRENLASDLKAEYGEKSKEELAEAGIKVSVAGRVMGKRGPFVGFQDSTSRLQVYMGKQLQKESDAWQKLDIGDIIGASGTLQLSGKGELYVEVDSVEGFTILTKSLRPLPDKFHGLADQEMKYRQRYVDLIINEDTRNTFMIRSKVIETMRFYLSQRGYIEAETPMLQTIPGGATAKPFETHHNALGIDMFLRIAPELYLKRLVVGGFDKVFEINRNFRNEGLSTRHNPEFTMIEFYQAYATYHDLMDLTEDMLRTIAETVLGTTTIKYGESEYDFAQPFQRMTMVEAILKYCPDFDQAVFANPEENFEQLKAYAKQVGVPDSPKQAAWGPGKYICEIFEETAEEKLDQPTFITEYPWEVSPLARRNDDNPFVTDRFEFFVGGRELANGFSELNDAEDQAARFRKQVEEKDAGDDEAMHFDDDYIRALEYGMPPTAGQGIGIDRLVMLFTDSHTIKDVILFPHMKPLAD; encoded by the coding sequence ATGACAGATCAGAACACTCCAGCGCCTGCGGCTGAAGCACAAAGTGCAGATGAAAATAAGTTAATTGCCGAGCGTCGTCAGAAGCTTGAGCAAATGCGTGATGGTTGTAATGCCAACGGTCACCGCAATGATTTTAAACGTGAAAATCTGGCAAGCGATTTAAAAGCGGAATATGGCGAAAAGTCGAAAGAAGAATTAGCCGAAGCGGGCATTAAAGTTTCCGTTGCGGGTCGTGTAATGGGTAAGCGCGGTCCATTCGTAGGTTTTCAGGACAGTACCTCCCGTTTGCAGGTTTACATGGGTAAACAGCTGCAAAAAGAAAGCGATGCCTGGCAGAAGCTGGATATTGGCGACATTATTGGTGCATCCGGTACGCTGCAATTATCCGGTAAAGGCGAGCTGTACGTTGAAGTCGATAGCGTTGAAGGTTTCACCATTCTGACAAAATCTCTGCGTCCACTGCCGGACAAATTCCACGGTCTGGCTGACCAGGAAATGAAATATCGTCAGCGTTACGTGGATCTGATCATTAATGAAGATACCCGTAACACCTTTATGATCCGCTCCAAGGTAATCGAAACCATGCGTTTCTACCTGTCACAGCGTGGTTATATCGAAGCAGAAACGCCAATGCTGCAAACCATTCCGGGTGGTGCAACGGCTAAGCCATTTGAAACACACCACAATGCACTGGGCATTGATATGTTCCTGCGTATTGCACCAGAACTGTATCTGAAGCGTCTGGTTGTGGGTGGTTTCGATAAAGTGTTCGAAATTAACCGTAACTTCCGTAACGAAGGTCTGAGCACGCGCCACAATCCGGAATTCACCATGATTGAATTCTACCAGGCGTACGCGACTTACCACGACCTGATGGACCTGACCGAGGATATGCTGCGTACCATCGCAGAAACCGTTCTGGGTACCACCACCATTAAATACGGTGAATCTGAATACGACTTCGCTCAGCCATTCCAGCGTATGACCATGGTGGAAGCGATTCTGAAATATTGCCCGGACTTCGATCAGGCGGTATTTGCCAATCCGGAAGAAAACTTCGAGCAGTTAAAAGCGTACGCCAAACAAGTGGGTGTGCCGGATTCTCCGAAGCAGGCAGCCTGGGGCCCGGGTAAATATATCTGCGAAATCTTCGAAGAAACCGCAGAAGAAAAATTGGATCAGCCGACCTTTATTACCGAATACCCATGGGAAGTATCGCCACTGGCACGTCGTAATGACGACAACCCATTTGTGACTGATCGCTTCGAATTCTTCGTTGGCGGCCGTGAGCTGGCTAATGGCTTTTCAGAGCTGAATGACGCTGAAGACCAAGCGGCACGTTTCCGTAAGCAAGTGGAAGAAAAAGACGCCGGTGACGACGAAGCGATGCACTTCGACGACGACTATATTCGTGCGCTGGAGTACGGTATGCCACCAACAGCGGGTCAGGGTATTGGTATCGACCGTCTGGTGATGTTATTCACTGACAGTCATACCATTAAAGATGTGATTCTGTTCCCGCATATGAAGCCGCTGGCTGACTGA
- the ung gene encoding uracil-DNA glycosylase has translation MGKPGELHPSWQQVLGHELQQPYMNNLREFLRTEKQAGKEIYPPGPLIFNAFNHTPFDQVRVVIIGQDPYHGPGQAMGLSFSVPDGVKVPPSLVNIYKELNADLGIQMSGTGDLTPWADQGVLLLNATLTVEATKAGSHQKKGWEEFTDATIKALNEQRSGLVFVLWGSYAQKKGAVIDQSKHMVLKSVHPSPLSAHRGFFGQRQFSTINQFLMDQGQPPINWQL, from the coding sequence ATGGGCAAACCGGGCGAACTTCATCCTTCCTGGCAGCAGGTGCTTGGCCATGAGCTGCAGCAACCCTATATGAATAACCTGCGCGAGTTTCTTCGCACTGAGAAGCAAGCGGGTAAAGAAATCTATCCCCCTGGCCCGCTGATCTTTAATGCCTTTAACCATACACCGTTTGATCAGGTAAGGGTGGTGATTATTGGCCAGGACCCGTATCACGGCCCGGGTCAGGCAATGGGCTTAAGTTTTTCCGTACCGGATGGTGTTAAGGTGCCGCCGTCATTGGTAAACATCTACAAAGAGTTAAACGCCGATCTCGGCATTCAGATGTCGGGTACGGGTGACTTGACGCCCTGGGCTGATCAGGGTGTTTTACTGTTGAACGCGACGTTAACCGTTGAGGCAACCAAAGCCGGTTCTCACCAGAAGAAGGGTTGGGAAGAGTTTACCGATGCGACGATTAAAGCGTTGAATGAGCAGCGCAGTGGTTTGGTATTTGTTTTATGGGGCAGTTATGCCCAAAAGAAAGGTGCGGTAATTGATCAGAGCAAACATATGGTGTTGAAGTCGGTGCATCCATCGCCTTTGTCGGCTCATCGTGGTTTTTTTGGTCAGCGTCAGTTCTCAACCATTAATCAGTTTTTAATGGATCAGGGTCAGCCACCGATTAACTGGCAGCTGTAG
- a CDS encoding methyltransferase domain-containing protein: MATAQLNLREVQQTGNQHQDLYQLASRFYQDALEQDNHLLLADAAQLAEQAWQIKPNYAPGLNLLCRIELQRRNTDLAWRWVSLGLSQKPDSINLLYSAGHVALAEQDLEQAQTYFSKAYRISRVATKAGNYLAHIALVQQDYLQAFQYYRELIKTQAKDPQVKSGLFSAAEKLTADFYSDELEQDLLRYLDFHDVDYSQLRPLASSLLKHKLQLSEAGSPLELETLASDPLLLTCLEKFYFCDPILERLLITLRQSVFISSAAQLSITSDLVPLVSAIGHQTFLNESVWYQTEQESKLADQLHHLVDRMIKMPELSNQDLYPILLLLFMYRVPQQCKFADVLDHEALAWPIPLGDLIEKALVEAQSLQAKQHHLTSFGNTNNQVSEKVANQYNNNPYPRWSDIGYSQPSSYWQAVANLFPTKVTARQQPSPIRALVAGSGTGRHALRLARYFHHMEITALDLSHQALAYAQMKADQYQVENIDFIQGDILLAERLGQQFDVIECSGVLHHMQDPQTGLNALVKQLKGNGLIKIALYSTAARANIIKLRNDLEQNMPTEAHDMRLIREAMLQGSLTGDWSDIFNSADFYSLSACRDLLFHQQEHTYNCAQLQQLLDNAELEFIGMIPQGESEQLAQQLFNKAGHQLTLEQWGEVEHQKPELFAAMYQFYARKPI, encoded by the coding sequence ATGGCAACTGCACAACTGAACCTCAGAGAAGTACAACAGACAGGCAATCAGCACCAGGATTTATATCAGCTGGCCAGCCGCTTTTATCAGGACGCACTTGAGCAGGATAACCACTTATTGCTCGCCGATGCGGCTCAGCTGGCTGAACAAGCCTGGCAGATAAAGCCGAATTATGCGCCCGGACTGAACCTGCTTTGCCGAATTGAATTACAGCGGCGTAATACGGACCTCGCCTGGCGCTGGGTAAGCCTGGGTCTGTCGCAAAAACCCGATAGCATTAATCTGCTGTATAGCGCGGGTCATGTTGCTCTGGCGGAGCAGGATCTGGAACAAGCGCAAACCTACTTCAGCAAAGCTTATCGGATATCCCGGGTTGCGACCAAAGCTGGTAATTACCTCGCCCATATCGCTTTAGTGCAGCAGGATTACCTGCAAGCATTCCAATATTACCGCGAACTGATTAAAACTCAGGCTAAAGACCCTCAAGTCAAGTCTGGGCTGTTTTCCGCGGCAGAAAAGTTAACCGCCGACTTTTATTCGGATGAGCTTGAACAGGATTTATTGCGCTATCTGGATTTCCATGATGTGGATTATTCGCAACTGAGACCACTTGCGAGCAGTTTACTAAAACATAAACTTCAACTGTCAGAAGCCGGTAGTCCGTTGGAGTTGGAAACACTGGCAAGTGATCCGCTACTCCTCACCTGCCTGGAAAAGTTCTATTTTTGCGATCCGATTCTTGAGCGCCTGCTAATCACTCTGCGCCAGAGTGTATTTATCTCCAGTGCCGCACAATTATCGATTACCAGTGATTTAGTTCCGCTGGTCAGCGCCATCGGTCATCAGACATTTCTTAATGAATCTGTTTGGTATCAAACAGAGCAAGAGAGCAAGCTGGCAGACCAGTTACACCACCTGGTTGACCGCATGATTAAAATGCCAGAGCTAAGCAATCAGGATCTTTATCCGATTTTATTATTGCTATTTATGTACCGGGTGCCGCAACAATGTAAATTTGCTGATGTGCTCGACCACGAAGCGCTAGCCTGGCCTATCCCCCTGGGCGACTTGATCGAAAAAGCACTGGTGGAAGCCCAGTCACTGCAAGCCAAACAACATCACCTAACCAGCTTTGGTAATACGAATAATCAGGTTTCGGAAAAGGTTGCCAATCAATACAACAACAACCCATATCCCCGCTGGAGTGATATTGGTTATAGCCAACCCAGCAGTTATTGGCAGGCCGTGGCTAATTTATTCCCCACGAAAGTTACCGCTCGACAACAACCATCACCAATCCGTGCCTTGGTTGCCGGCAGCGGTACGGGTAGGCACGCTCTGCGTTTAGCACGCTATTTTCATCATATGGAAATTACCGCATTGGATCTGAGTCATCAGGCGCTGGCTTACGCACAAATGAAAGCGGATCAGTATCAGGTTGAGAATATCGATTTTATTCAGGGTGATATTCTACTGGCTGAGCGTCTTGGACAACAGTTTGATGTGATTGAATGCTCTGGTGTTCTGCACCATATGCAAGATCCTCAAACAGGCTTAAACGCATTAGTGAAACAGCTTAAAGGTAATGGCCTGATTAAAATTGCCTTATACAGTACAGCCGCACGCGCGAATATTATTAAACTCCGAAATGACCTTGAGCAAAATATGCCAACCGAAGCGCATGATATGCGTTTGATTCGCGAGGCGATGCTACAAGGCTCTCTGACGGGTGACTGGTCTGATATCTTTAATTCAGCTGATTTTTACAGTTTGAGTGCATGTCGGGATTTATTATTCCACCAGCAGGAACACACGTATAACTGTGCACAGCTTCAGCAGTTACTTGATAACGCCGAACTGGAATTTATCGGAATGATTCCACAAGGCGAAAGCGAACAACTGGCGCAGCAGCTATTTAATAAAGCTGGCCATCAGCTGACTCTGGAACAATGGGGCGAGGTGGAACATCAAAAGCCAGAGCTGTTTGCAGCTATGTATCAGTTCTATGCGCGCAAGCCTATCTAG
- the fliS gene encoding flagellar export chaperone FliS encodes MYNSGAKQYQQVNRTSEVLDADPHRLIQLLMDAALTRMSQAKGAIDRNEMDIKANLLGRVMEIIQTLQDSLDHSQGGDISTNFERLYAYMNRRLLEASSLNDVDMIDEVMSLMLEIKQGWDGIRQEYLDTLNKHSSASETDSESRLASQVTV; translated from the coding sequence ATGTACAACTCAGGTGCTAAGCAGTATCAGCAGGTAAACCGAACGTCGGAAGTGCTGGATGCGGATCCTCATCGTCTTATTCAGTTGTTAATGGATGCAGCGCTGACCCGTATGTCTCAGGCGAAGGGCGCCATTGATCGCAATGAAATGGATATTAAAGCCAACCTGTTAGGCCGGGTTATGGAAATTATCCAGACTCTGCAAGACAGCCTGGATCATTCTCAGGGCGGTGATATCTCGACAAACTTTGAGCGTTTGTATGCTTATATGAATCGACGCTTATTAGAGGCGAGCAGTCTCAACGACGTTGATATGATCGATGAAGTCATGTCGCTGATGCTTGAAATTAAGCAAGGGTGGGATGGAATTCGCCAGGAATACCTGGATACTCTGAATAAACACAGTTCCGCATCTGAAACGGATTCTGAGTCTCGTCTTGCCAGTCAGGTAACTGTCTGA